Below is a genomic region from Balaenoptera ricei isolate mBalRic1 chromosome 3, mBalRic1.hap2, whole genome shotgun sequence.
CTTCCGGGCCTCCTGCCAGCCCACCCGCCGACCCCCACCAGGGCCTCTGCTCCCTGCCAACCCGGCCAGGAGCCCTGTCCCCGGTCTCCGCACGCCTGCCTCCTCCTCCGAGCCGTCCCCGGCAGCCCTTGTCCCGTTGCATGTTCCTCAGAGCACTTTTGCTCTCAGACATTAGTTCTGAGGGAGCAGGCCACACCCCTCTCCCTGCTCGCTGCGTCCCCAGGTCCCAGAACAGAGGCTGGTACAGAGCAGGAGCTCGGGAACCACATGGATGCAGGCCTTGCAGGGGGCGAGGAGGGGGCCTTGCCCCACCCTGAGCACCTTTCTCCTGCTCTGTGTTCCCCATGGAAACCCTCTCGCAGGACAGTTACAGCTATGGACCATCGACAGCCGCTGGTGGCTACGAGAGCAAACGGGACCCGCCACCTGCTGCTGgcctgcctcagctcccagccatgGCCACGGCCACGCTCTGCCCACCAGGTGGGTGGGTCTCTGCAGGGTCAGGGCGGGGGCAAGGGGGCCTCGCTTACACGGGAGGGACCCCAGAAAAGTCAGGTTTCAAGCGCTTCAGGTTCACAGGAGGTGCAGCAGTAGCGTGGGTCTCAGGGCTGCTCCTCAGATACGCCCCAAAGTCTCCACTAGTCAGTGGACCCGTGTGTGCGAGAGAGAGGGACGGGGAGACCCAGacagagagatgggggagagacGAAGGTGGGGCTGGAAGTGTTTTCCAAGCACGTGGGTCCTGCTGAGGACTTGGATTTTAGAGATGGGAGAGCCTTGGGGCTCTGGCCTCCAGCGTGGCTCAGACACCCAGCCTTCACAGCCAGTTGCGCCCAGGCCGTGCCAGCTCCTGGCAGCCGGGGGGCAGTTGTGTTGGTCACACTTTCTCTGCTCCCTGGACCTGGTGTCACAGGGGTGGTCCTGCAGAGGCTGTGCTTGCTCTCCAGGGCCCCAAGGAGCCTACGGTGGCATTGGGTACAACCAAGCGCAGCCCCTGCCGCAGGTGCCCACCGCCGAGGCGGGGCAGCCGGCCAGCGCTtcgccctccacctccacctgcccCCTGGCGAGCAGCGCTCAGCCCGCGGCCTCCTCCCTCTCCACGCTGCCTTCCTCATCCTCGTTCGGCCCAGCCTCCGCCTCGTACACTGGTAAGATGGTGGTTCCCCCCGCAGGCACGCAAGTGCAGCCTGTTCCTTTTATTTGCTGCCGAAATAAATGTGGTCCTTTCCTCAAAACCAACCCATCTCCACCTCTCATTTTTCTCTCCGCTTCTTAGGACCAAGCTACCCGAGCTATGACGCATCCCCGTACTCAGCGGTCAGTCCTTACTATCCCCCGCTGCTCCTCCCGCAGATGCGGCCGCCCCCGCTCCCAAAGCCCGTGGACTCGTCCCTGTGGGGCGGCTCGGGAAGCAATCCCAGTGCCCGTTGCGCCGACAGCTTCGCCAAGAAGCTACCAGTTGCCACCAAGCTGCCAAAACCCAGGGGTGGCCCCAGGCAGCTCCCGCTTCACTATTGTGACATCTGCAAGATCAGCTGTGCTGGTCCCCAGGTCAGCCGCCCCGCCCCACGCTGGGCAGGACCCGGACCTTCCTGCCCCCGCGGGTGGGAGAGCCCTCCCTTGCCCCCTGCGACCGGCCAGAGGTCAGGGTCGTTGCCTGCTCAAAAGAGATCTGTTATTAATTTGCAACGCCAAGTGCGCATCAGCATAACCTTAAAACTGCCTGGTGTTCTTGTGAAAGACACGAGAGCGGGCCCAGCGCTGGTCGTTGGCCGCAGAAGCGTGGTCTTGCACCCTGAGGCCATCTGCAGCAGGGAGGCCCTCAGCGCACGGTCCTGGACGCGAGGGCCGGCAGGCGCGGCTGGTCACAGTGCAGCTTTGCTGTAGGGCCGTGCAGGCAGAGCCGTGCAGACAGGGCCGTGTAGGCAGAGCCGTGTAGACAGGGCCGTGCAGGCAGAGCCGTGTAGACAGGGCCGTGTAGGCAGAGCCGTGCAGACAGGGCCGTGTAGGCAAGGCCGCAGGTGGGTAAAAGCAGCATGTTCGTGCGCGTGTGCGGGCGAGTGCACTGCTGTCTAAGCAAAGGACCTCCCCAACCACGCTCGCAGGTGGTGACCCACCTTGCTCCCTGCAAAGATCATCAGACGCTAGGCCTGGTCCTCACAAAACACCCCGTGTGGATTTTGTCTTGTTCTTAGTACTCTGAGAGAAAGCTGGCACCGTGGAGGCATGCAGAGACTCCAAATCGCAGGCTATAGAGGTGTGGGAGGAGCCCAGAACCCCTCATCCAGCCCCGACTTCCCTGGCAAAGGGATGAGGGCCGGGCGGCCCGCACTCAGGGCTGCATCGTGAGGATTCTTGGttcctctcaccagtcaaatacAAGGTCTGCTCCTGTGATACTAGACTCTTTGTGGCATCAGGTTGAGCAAGGGTGTGACGCTCCCCATGGCCGTGGGGTGGGACGGAGCGTGGGCACGTGAGCATCCCCCGAGTGGGTGTcgaggcctctctgagcctcgtctCCCCGTGGGACCGGGTTTGCCCAAGCGCGTCACCACTCGGCATAGCATCTGGCACGCAGACATGTCAGCTCCAGTTGTTCCCAGCTTTTTGTTAATGTTAACAGCGCTTGTTTGTTGGACTTTTCATTGAGATAGTGGTGGTTTCACAGGTGGTTGTAAGAAACACCGCGGAGAGGCCCATGTGCCCTCACCCAGCGCCCCGAGTGCTGACGTTTTGCCAAACTACAGTCACTGTCACAGCTGGGATGTTGGCCTTGAACCCGTCCGCTGAGTCAGAGGTCCCAGGTTTTACCGGTCTCACTTGCACCTGCGTATGCCTGTGCGCACGTGCGCGTGCATGCGTGTGGTCTGCTCCGTGCGAGCTTATCACCTGCCCAGGCTTGTGCATCCGCCTCCACCACCGAGATGCCGGGTGCTTCTGCAGAGTCCCCGTGCTGCCCTTTCCTGCTCTCCCCTCCCGCGCCCACCCAGCGCCGCTTGAGACACGGTTAACGTGGAAGCAGCCGCGCACGGCCTCCGTCTGCATCGGAAGGACTTGGTCTGCGTGGCCTCCCCGCAGTGGGAGCAGCACTTCTGCCTCTTTTCCGGGCACCTGTCTCTGAGTCCAGGACAGCACAGTTGGCTGTGCGGTCTCCGTCCCAGCCGAGCGAGGGGCCAGGCAGGCCTCTTTCTAATGCTCCTCTGGGTTTTTTCTCATTCCACATCTGATCCGTGTCTGTGATAGAGAGTCAGGCATCGGGATGGCATAAACTGCGAACATTTGTTCTTTCTACGGGCTCAGACTCTGTGAAGCGTGTTCTGAAGTAGTTTACTGTTGGCGCCTTGGTGTATATCCTTCCAGGCTTGTCTGCGTCCCACAGGCTTTTACATCATgtccgtgtgcgtgtgtgtgtgtgtgtgtgtgtgtgtgtgtgtgtgtgtgttctgtggcTTAGgtaaaaacacagattcctgggacttccctggcggtccagtggttaagactctgcgcttccattgcagagggcgcgggttcaatccctggtcagggaactaagatcccacatgccacgaggcacagccaaaaaaaaaaaccgcacAGATTTCTACATTCCGAGAGCACCCTTCCCACTCCTGTCCCTGCCCCCAGAGCCAGCCGACATCACCAGTGCCTTTGGTATTTTCCAGAGGCATTTCTATTCCGCGGAATGTTGACTCTTGGCGTGGTTAGAGGGCATTGGATTAGCAGGCCCACTTTGCCTCGTCTCAAGGCTTCCCAGAGACAAGTCAAGGGTGCCCCGTGAGAGCTCAGTCGTGTGCCAGACGCTGTCAGACATCTCGGGCACGCGGTGCGGGAAGCGTGGGTCTGTGCCTCGCGGCCACCTCCCCCAGGTGGACCCCGTGGTTTGGGAGCAGTGTTCTAACAGTGAAGTGTGTCCCGTGTCGTTCCGGTAGCACGCATCCTTGCTTGGCTTCTGAGGTCAGATTCTGAAAAGCCGGAATATTCTTTCAAGCGGCCCCTGAAACTAAGTGTGTGCTCCTTTGAGGATGCTTGCTTAAGAAACTCATTGATTTTTAgaacaaacaaaagagaaggaaacctTATGTCTTTCCGTCCGAGCTTCTGAGTCTTCTGTCTGTTGACGGGGCTTTAAAAGGAGGCCCGTGAACAGAGGGGTGGGGACATCAGGCCTCCCGTGAACTGCGGCGACGGGGAAGGCGCGGTGCCAGGTGGGCACACAGCCCCCTCAGGCCGCCCTCGCTCTCTGCCGGCAGACCTACCGCGAGCACCTGGAAGGGCAGAAGCACAAAAAGAAAGAGGCGGCTCAGAATATGGGCATCCAGCCCAACGGCAGCCCACGAGGGGTGCAGGCGCAGCTGCACTGCGACCTGTGTGCCGTGTCCTGCACCGGGGCGGAGGCCTATGCCGCCCACATCCGGGGCTCCAAGCACCAGAAGGTAGGAGCCCCTCACAGGCCCCGGCCCACTCGGGACCCAGAGGGGCGTCCGATGACACGGGGGGTGGGCAGCCACCCACGAGAAGTAGCTTTCCCTGCAGGCCCACGCGTCCTCCTTCCTCAGAAGCCAAACCCCTTCTCCCGGTTATAAAGGTCACACCTGCCCCTGGACAGAAGCATGGAGCAGGGCAGCTCATACCCAGACCCCAGAGGAAACTGTTCTTGGCCTTGGGTGTGTCTGCATGTATATATGAACCAGAGTTTGTATGTTGATGAGATCAAACGGTATATTCCATTCGGGGtccttatttattaaaaatcaaagtagtaaggtttaatattttaatatcaaagtTTTCATTGAtactaaattatttaatatcagCATTTGTCATATTTATTACTACTTTAATATCAACGTTTTCCTGTGGGCTTAAAAATGCCTGTAGTATGTCATCTTATGAGGAAATGAATGGGCTCCTTCACCCGAGAGAAGGTAGGGCACCTCTCCCTGTGCCCTCTTTCTATGGTCCAGAGGTGCTTTTTGGAAATCAGCAAACCTTCCCCAAATGGCATCACGAACCTGCAAGGTGCTGCTCACCTTTCGGGTGTGTGCTGAGGACAGGAGGAGGGGGAATTCCTGGCTGGACGCCTGCTTTGAGCTGCACCGCACGGTTTAGAGCGAGAGGGTTAGGAAGGCCCCTGTCCCATGGCTGCCTCTCTCTGCCCCGTCCACAGAACCCCTCCAGCTGCCCCAGCTCACCGGCCATGCTCCCTCCTGCCCCCGGGCCTTTGCTCACACCCTGCCCTTGGCAGCCCCCTTCCAGCCCCCGCTGCAGGCTGGGCCGCCCCGAGCGCCTGCCTGAGGATCTGTCTTCTCCCCCTGCTTGTCAAGGGCCTTGTTCCCCAGCCCAGCTGGGACAGGCTCTCGAATGCCTGCGTGAACCCACAAAACCCACCAAGGAGGGAGCAGTGAGGCGTGGAGAAGGGGACGCGCCGGCCTGGTGGTAGCAGGGGTGCAGGCGGGAGAGCTGGGCCCAGGCGGGGTGGGCTGCGGGTGTCACAGCTCGCAGGCTGGGACTCATTCTGGGGTCAGGAGGCCCTGCAGCcagccccggggtggggggcagatttGAGTCGTGAGTGTCAGAGACTTAGAGCCGAGAATGTGTCTGAGACAGTCGTCAGTGCAGACTCTGGGGGTGGTGGAACAGTCCTTTCCAACTGGAACTTTTGCAAGTAAGTGCCTTTGTCGGGGGGGGCATGCCGAGGACAGGGGGGTGACTGTATCCTAGGTGGATCTGTGTCCCTGGACGTGTATATGAGTTCCTGCAGAATGTGGAGGTGTGTCTATGGACGTGTACACCCACGTATACCGAACATGGATCTGTGTCGTGGACGTGTACACGTGTACATCTTAGCAGGCGGTCTACACACACTGTGTCTCTACCTGGGGCTGGCGCCGGGCTGGTGCTTGGCATGCAGAAAACAGCCGTGCTTCTTAGCGCAGGCGGTGGAGTTTGGAGGAAGGGGGTCTGTGTAAGCCAGCAGGGGTGTCAAAGTATTATAGGTCCCCCATGTGCAGGAGTAGTGGGGGCCTAGAAGCAGGAGACAGCTCAGGAAGGCCCTTCCCAAGGCATTTAAGTGGgagcaggggaaggggcagggtccCCGGGGACGGGATGGACCACCGCCCTCACTTCCACAGGCTGCCAGCTCCCCCATGCCCGGTGAAGTGCTCTTCCCACCCCTGAGGAAGGTTGGCCAGGCCTGAGCGGCCCTGACAGGGGGCTGGGTCTGTTCCAGGTCTTCAAGCTGCACACCAAATTGGGGAAGCCCATTCCCAGCACGGACCCGGCGCCAGCGAACCCGGCCCAGGCCACCAGCACCAGCCAACCGGCCTCCACCCCCCTCACCACAGAGAGCCTCCCCGCAGCCCCTGCCAGCCCCAGCATGTGTGCCCCAAGCAGGCCAGCGCCAGCCAGGAGACCGGCCGCCTCGAAGGCCTCGCACGTGGGTACGTGTCTCTGCATttcacagcccctgccctgcctcaACGAGCTCGAGCCTCAGAGACGGGATGGTCCGGTCAACGGTGTACGTGCAGCCATCACTTCTGGGGAGGCAGGACCTATGAAGGGGGTGGTTCTCTGCCAGATCCCCGCCGCCGGGGTGCCTTCTGCTGCCTTTGGCCCACCCTGGGGAAGCGTGGGCAGAACCAGTGCAGCTTCCATTTCTTCCTGTGGAGCTTGGGACTGAGCCGCTTGCTGGCCACACTCGGGAAGCCGGCCCTAGGCCTGGAGAATCCCCTGGGCTGCCGCCTTCCCCGTGCTGGAAGCAACCCCCTTCACACCGGGTGCTCTGATAAGTGAGGTGGGCCCCGGGAAATCCAGGCAGGTTCCTCgcagccccacctccagccctgccTTCCCTCGAGCGTGTGTCACCCGCACCTGCTATGACCCCTGGGCAGTCACGGCTGCCGAGGGACATGCATTTCAAGGGTAAATAGGCTTACATGTCAGGCATTCACTCCAGGTGCCTGATTCACCCTCCACGGCTCTAGGTTTGTCATtagtcccactttacagatggaagaaccgaggggaggggaggaaaagcaCCTGGCTCTGGACCACCCGGTGAGCGGTGGGGGTGGGATTCCAACCCAGTCTCTGCTCTCCACCACCACGCTTCGTGTGGGAGGCGGGGCCTATTTTATTTTgcgcctcagcaggcctgagatTTGAACCGTCACGTGATGTTGAAGATCAAATCATAAAGCGGTTTTGGTGACAAAGAAATGTCTCCCTTCTGAGGCTCAGTAAACGCTGGTCTGCCTGATGTTCCACTGTCGGTTAACTAAGGGCTGCAGACTTTGTGCAGCAGTGGCGGTTGTCCTCAGAGAGGGTCCTACGACCTGGGCCTCCCTGTGGACCCGTCCACCTTGGCACCAAACGCTGTGAGGGCCTCGCTCTCCCAGTCGTGACccaggctggtgggagggggtCTCGCGGGACTGTGGATCCCACTGGTTGACGTCacggaagggggaggggggcagcggGAGACCCGGTGGCATCGAGTTGTACACTTCATGCTGGCGGACCAGAAGCCGACCCTGGTCGCCGGCTGGAGCAGATTATAAGTTACGCGATTCTTCCTTCCAGGGCCTCCTGCGCTGCCGACAGCAGACAGCAGACCCCCCCAGGGGAAACTGGCACACCCCAGATCAGAGCGGCCCGGAGAACCGCCCGCCCAAGGAGGCTCTGCGGAAGCTTCTGGAAGGTGCTGTGACGCACAGCCGGTGGGCCCAGGCTACGTGGAGGAGGTAAGTGCTAGGCGTCCGGCCATCGGCTCACCCTGCTCCGCCCCGGGCTCCTGTGGAGAGAAGGACCTTGCAGGGCCAGGCCTCGAGGCCTCGTCCCAGTTCTCCCCCTGAGACTTGCACACCTGCCCCGGGCAGACCTCAGTGAGCCAGCATCCTTTGGATCTCACTGGAAGGCCCGGGTGCTGGGCTTCAGATCTTAGAAGGAAGGCCCGAGACAGGCGGAGGCGTTTCCTCTCGCCGGGCAGCCCCTCTTCCTGCGGCAAGCAAGGTGGCAGGAGGGATCTGTGTCCTGGAAACCCACGGGCACGTGATCCTCGGGCACAGCAGCCAGCGTGCGCCCCACACAGCACCACCTGCACACCCGGGGCTTTGTGGAGCTCAGGTTCTGAGCCCCTCGCCCCGGGCCCACAGTCCCAGCCTCCCGGGTGCCTCCCGGGTAACTTCCGGGCCATGCATGTGGGTGTGTCTTCCGTGCTCGTGTTCGTGCTTTTCTTCACCCAACTCAGCACCTTCTGTTTGGTCCCCTGCAAAATAGCCACACCAGGCAGGCTTCTTGCCAGGCTGGTAGCAGCCCGGGGATGGGGGGACAGGGGAAGGGAGGATGGGACGGTGGTGGCAGACGGGAGCCGGGCCTGGGAGGGTGCACTGGTGAAGAGCCACTCCTCTGAAAGCATAAACCGCTGGGCAGACAGGGAGCCAGCGCCCGGCCTGGACGGCCCTGGGGGATGGAGGCGCCCTGCTGGAGCCCAGACCCGCTGCGTGGGGGCCGTGGGTGGCGCTCAGCCGTGCCTTGTGTCTCAGGTGTGCAACGAGGAGGGCAGAGTGATCCGGTTCCACTGCAAGCTGTGCGAGTGCAGCTTCAATGACCCCAACGCCCGGGACATGCATGTGAGGGGGCGGCGGCACCGGCTGCAGTACAAGGTGTGCCTGCAGGGGGCGTCTGGTGGGCCTGACTGGGGGTGAGCATCTGTGCTCTTGACACCTTGGCTCTCGTCTCAAAACACACCTTTTGCCCCCATGAGTCGGAGCCCCTGGGCCCTTCAGCACTCGGGCTCAGCCAGAGGGACCCTTGGCTGCTTTCACGAGGCCTCCTTGTCACGGGTTTGCCGGGGCATGCGTGCACATGTGTGTTTAGACACACTTGACTGTCGGGCCCCGTGTACACTTGTGCACAGCACACACTGTGACTCTCCTTGTGACAAACAATGGCTTCTGGATATTTCCTCTCTTTTCAGCAGCCTTGTTGAGATATCATTCACACACCACGCAGCTCACCCATGTAAAGTGGCTTTTACTACATTCACAGAGTGTGCAACCAGCAGCTCCATCTAGTTCCAGAACAGTCCGTCAGGAGCCCCGTTCCCATTGGCAGCCACTCCCTACCCCTACCCCAGgccctgacaaccaggaacccactCTCCGTCTCTGTGGACTTGcttgttctggacgtttcccatcaACGGAATCACACACCGCGTGTCCTTCTgcatctggcttctctcactgagcatcgcgttctcagggtccatccacgttgtagcgagtgtcagggcttcaccccTTTTCCTGGCTGAGAGATGCTCCTGTGTGTGGAGGGACACGTTGTGTGTGTTTCACCCGCTGAAGCCCACTTGTGTTGTTTCCACCAGTGACCAATCCTTAGACAACACTACACTCTTTGAGTGATGAAATTAAGTACTAAGGACAAAGCCCAGTAAGCGAATTAGCAATGCTATTTAGAATATATAGAGCTGGATCCCACACAAACGGAGTTTCCCTGGGTTACTCTGATCGGGACGAGCATTTCCGTTCAGTCCTCCGTCAACATGCGTGACCACTGACCGCGGTTGCTCCTCCGTGTTGCGGCGCCTTCTCCCTCTGGCTCCTCTGTCAGATGTGCGGATGGTTGGCTTGTGCAGTGGCGGACGTCACGTCTGCCACTCTGCAAGTCAGTCATAGTTTTGTTCCCCGCTGTGGTTCCCTTTCCTGCCATGGCCTTTGGGGATGAGGGGTGTTGACACTTTGGGGATTGAAACTCACTGTTGTCTAAACCTggcaggagggacttccctggcggtccaacgggtaagactccgtgcttccactgcagggggcgcgggttcgatccctggtcggggaactaagatcccgcatgccgtggggCGTggccaaacaataaaaaaaattaaaaaataaaaaataaacctgtCAGGAGGTGGCACCCCCAGCATTCTCGTCTGACCGAAGGTCCCCGATCTTCCCAGAAAAAAGTGAACCCCGATCTTCCGATTGCGGACAAGCCCAGCACGAGGGTTCGGAAGCTCCTGGAGGAGAGGCTGAGGAAGCAGCGGCAGCTGAGCAAGCAGCGTCTGGGGGAGCTGCGGCGCCGGCACGACGAGATGAGGTGCGGGGCCTCAGGGCCCTCCGCCCGCCAGCCGCGCTCAGCCCGGGCCGGACCAGGCGGCACGAGGAGCCGCTTCTGGGGCTCCCCACGGTCTCCCGCGTGACCGGCCCAGGGTCCCGCCGCTGCTTACGGCTCCTCGTCCCTGCCACCCCAGCAGGTGCTACGGCTTGTGCAAGAGGCGGCTGGAAGAGGAGCCACAGGCGCAGGAGGCGCGCTCGGGACGCTCGCCGGCCGACCAGCATCCACCTCCCCTCGGGAGCAGGCCGGGGCTGTCCACAGCCAAGCCTCTGGTGGGTGGTGGTCTCGTCCTGATGTCCGAATGCCTCAGGGGCTGGGAACTGGAGGGGGCTGAGGGCCTCACCTCCAGCCACAGCGATCCCTTGAAGCTTCCTGAGGCCCCAGTGGTCACATCCCTCAGGAGCCTTTGGGTGTCTGTCTGTCCAAGGGGGCCGGGCTGGGTCGGATGGGAACTGTGGATTGCACCCTGCTGACGGAGGGGGTCACCAGCTGCCTCGGGGCCTCTGGCTCAGAAATTCAAGAACGTTGCCCAGGGAGCCCACTGGACACCCAGTCGGCCCAAGCTCCCCACAGCCATCGGGGCCCTCGGTCCTCACTGGTCCACCTCCCCTGTGGACCCTGTCATTCCTCTGCCTGGCTCTCCGGCCACCACTTGCCTGTCAAAGCCAGCCTGACTCCGGGCCCCCCGCGTCCCCCGGGTCACCGGGGCCTCTCAGCCTGCCTGTGACATGACACGTGTGCCTTTCCCCGAAGCCCATGAGGCGGCCGGAGTCCAGCGACGACCGGCATGTCATGTGCAAGCACGCCACCATCTACCCCACAGAGGAGGAGCTCCTGGCCGTCCAGAAGGCTGTCTCCCACTCGGAGCGTGCCCTCAAGCTGGTGTCCGACACAATGGCCGAGGAGGATTCCGTGCGCCCAGAGCCAGAGGGCGGGGAGTGCAGGTAATGGGCATTGCCCTCCTGTCCGGGGGCCCGGGGTGACAGAGGCGGCTCCATTGCTGGATGGCTTCGAGCCCTTGGACGCCCAGGGCTTTCCAGAAAACTCCCCAAGAGAGGCTCAGAGCCGGAGCCCCGAGGTTCAAAGGGAGTGGTAGTCCCAACCGGTGAGAACCGTTGTTCTAACACCAGAAGTTACTTTTCCTGTCGAAGGTGCGTGTAGAAATGTAGTTCACAGAGGATTAGCCCCTGTTTCCTCACCCGTAACGCGGAGATAAGTGTGATTCTCCTGGAGCAGGAGGTGCCGCTGAGCGTCCGCATGAATCATCTTTCCCGCTGCCGGGAGTGTCGCAAGATGGAAAGTCCCGATGCCTTGTAGTGAATCATGAGAGGGGGTTAGCTTTTCCAAGTCCCTTCTCTCTGGATGGCttcttttccatttactttttttttctgggcgcaccacacagcttgtgggatcttagtcccccgaccagggattgaacccgggccctcagcagtgagagcatggagtcctaaccactggaccgccagggaacgccatcatttacttttttaaggttttctttttttttttggtggtaaaaTACTCATAACACGAAATTTGCCATCGTGACCATTTTTACGTGTACAATACGGcagcactaagtacattcacaacgttgtgcaaccatcaccgctgtccatttccagaactttttcatgatCCAAAACAGAAATCCGTCCCGTGAAATTCCCCAGGCCGCTCGCTGCCCCCGCCCCTGGCACCCACCTTTCCACTCCCTGTCTCCACGGCttggcctgttctggacatttcacaccagtgaaatcatgcagcatctgtccttctgtgtctggctgatTCCAATCAGTAGCTTCTTCCTGCCACAGTGTTTGCTCCCCGACAAGAACGTGAGAGCCACTCGTGGGTCACCAGGTGTCATAACAAAATGCACTCGCCCCTCAGCGTGAACGCAGCTGCCTCCCCGGGACAGTGGGCCTTCCTCACCGCCTGGAAGGGGAAGCAGGCGCGGCCCCTCGGGCAGAAAGGGGGGCCCTCCCTTAACCTCCACCCCGATGTCTTCTGAAGGAAAAGGCCCCTCACTTAGTGCTTTGCAGTTTTGCTCCCGTTTTCTCCCCGTGctcgtgttttgttttttttgtttgaaaatattttatttatttatttatttatttatggctgcgtcgggtcttagttgaggtatatggggtcttggttgcggcatgtgggatctttcgttgcggcgtgtgggctcttcgttgccgtgcgcgggcttctctctagtcgtggtgtgcaggctcattagttgtggtgcgaggactctctagttgtggtgcgtgggctcagtagccctgtggcatgtggggtattagttccccgaccagagattgaaccggcgccccctgcagtggaagcacaaagtcttaaccactggaccgccagggaagtcgtGGATGTTCCATTATTTACTTAACTATCACAAAGAGTGTGTTagtgtttgggttttgtttttttttctattttattatggaaattctCTAACACACACAAAAGGTGAAGAGGCCTAAGTGACCATCCCTAAACCAGGGATGACTCACTTGCTCTCTACCCATCCCCCTCCTCGACAGACCACTGCGGTTAAAGGAAACCCTGTCAGACACGATATCAGGCATCAGCCTGAGGGTGGAGTACGCGTCTCTAAACAAGactctttttcatttaacaaaaccAGAACACCATTATCAtagttgaaaaaaatgaacaataattCTTCAACCCCATCAAATATCCAGTCAGTGCTGAAATTTCCAGTTGTCATTTTGGATAGCATAACGTGGTCTttttgtttagggtttttttttgttttgcagttGTTGTTGAATCAGGGTCCAAATTGATTGACAACCTGTCAGTCTCTTTATCTGCAGGTTCCCCGCCTCTCTGCTTTGTCTTCCCCTGAAGGATATGGTCCTGGTCCTGTAGACATCCCAGGTGCGGCCAGGTCCCCTCGGACCATCCCGGGCTCCAGCACTTGTGGTCCCGAGACAGAccacagagaaatacacaaatgCATTACAGAATTAGGTTATCTCGTATCCTGAGAAGtgtcacaaagaaaacaacaaagtgGGGATCAGGGAGTGGTGGGAGCAGGCGGCAGCTTCGAGAGCCAAGGGGCGGACATTTGTGTTGTGACAGCCGTGGGGAGGGCCGCCACGTGAGGGCACCCCAGGCAGCGGTCTGGGTGGGATGAGCCTCGTGGGGAGGGAGTGGAAGGAGAGGGCGGTGGCGAGGCGGCCCAGGGGTCAGGCTGGGGGCCTCGGGCCCCGGGAAGAAGCTCGGGTGTCCCCAGCCTGCAGAGGGGCGGCACTGGGAGGGTGGCTGCCGGGCGGACGCGGTGGTGGCAG
It encodes:
- the ZFR2 gene encoding zinc finger RNA-binding protein 2 isoform X2 — protein: MAASNYYGFAQGAGSQYSAQPPMAFPLPAAGTSLTTQPAPGLGPALIPFPEAAQPPRPITPAGYGGYQPHSGQDLGYGGQPQEPVPAATTAPSYQDSYSYGPSTAAGGYESKRDPPPAAGLPQLPAMATATLCPPGPQGAYGGIGYNQAQPLPQVPTAEAGQPASASPSTSTCPLASSAQPAASSLSTLPSSSSFGPASASYTGPSYPSYDASPYSAVSPYYPPLLLPQMRPPPLPKPVDSSLWGGSGSNPSARCADSFAKKLPVATKLPKPRGGPRQLPLHYCDICKISCAGPQTYREHLEGQKHKKKEAAQNMGIQPNGSPRGVQAQLHCDLCAVSCTGAEAYAAHIRGSKHQKVFKLHTKLGKPIPSTDPAPANPAQATSTSQPASTPLTTESLPAAPASPSMCAPSRPAPARRPAASKASHVGPPALPTADSRPPQGKLAHPRSERPGEPPAQGGSAEASGRCCDAQPVGPGYVEEVCNEEGRVIRFHCKLCECSFNDPNARDMHVRGRRHRLQYKKKVNPDLPIADKPSTRVRKLLEERLRKQRQLSKQRLGELRRRHDEMSRCYGLCKRRLEEEPQAQEARSGRSPADQHPPPLGSRPGLSTAKPLPMRRPESSDDRHVMCKHATIYPTEEELLAVQKAVSHSERALKLVSDTMAEEDSVRPEPEGGECSRPGPSARILKGVMRVGLLAKGLLLRGDRAVQLILLCSQKPTRALLRRVTEQLPLQLPVRRPAAHHVASTRPGHKPMVTEDKYEVSSDPEANIIISSCEEPRIQVTVSITSPLMREDPSADREGTEVPPPDPGDVLSSEKCLQSLAALRHAKWFQARASGLQPCVIVIRVLRDLCQRVPTWGALPDWAMELLVEKALSSTKGPLSPGDAVRRVLECVASGTLLTDGPGLQDPCERDQMDALGSMTLQEREDITASAQPSPHRAEDPRAGWQLAGRRGTRHLRIRTAERGQAAQDSDAGPQASGCRWDSLVARRRW
- the ZFR2 gene encoding zinc finger RNA-binding protein 2 isoform X3; its protein translation is MAASNYYGFAQGAGSQYSAQPPMAFPLPAAGTSLTTQPAPGLGPALIPFPEAAQPPRPITPAGYGGYQPHSGQDLGYGGQPQEPVPAATTAPSYQDSYSYGPSTAAGGYESKRDPPPAAGLPQLPAMATATLCPPGPQGAYGGIGYNQAQPLPQVPTAEAGQPASASPSTSTCPLASSAQPAASSLSTLPSSSSFGPASASYTGPSYPSYDASPYSAVSPYYPPLLLPQMRPPPLPKPVDSSLWGGSGSNPSARCADSFAKKLPVATKLPKPRGGPRQLPLHYCDICKISCAGPQTYREHLEGQKHKKKEAAQNMGIQPNGSPRGVQAQLHCDLCAVSCTGAEAYAAHIRGSKHQKVFKLHTKLGKPIPSTDPAPANPAQATSTSQPASTPLTTESLPAAPASPSMCAPSRPAPARRPAASKASHVGPPALPTADSRPPQGKLAHPRSERPGEPPAQGGSAEASGRCCDAQPVGPGYVEEVCNEEGRVIRFHCKLCECSFNDPNARDMHVRGRRHRLQYKKKVNPDLPIADKPSTRVRKLLEERLRKQRQLSKQRLGELRRRHDEMSRCYGLCKRRLEEEPQAQEARSGRSPADQHPPPLGSRPGLSTAKPLPMRRPESSDDRHVMCKHATIYPTEEELLAVQKAVSHSERALKLVSDTMAEEDSVRPEPEGGECSRPGPSARILKGVMRVGLLAKGLLLRGDRAVQLILLCSQKPTRALLRRVTEQLPLQLPMVTEDKYEVSSDPEANIIISSCEEPRIQVTVSITSPLMREDPSADREGTEVPPPDPGDVLSSEKCLQSLAALRHAKWFQARASGLQPCVIVIRVLRDLCQRVPTWGALPDWAMELLVEKALSSTKGPLSPGDAVRRVLECVASGTLLTDGPGLQDPCERDQMDALGSMTLQEREDITASAQHALRMLAFRQIHKILGIDPLPPPKSRPGARFRKRPREVSEAEAEEGAGQRKRAGGAERGPCERPRLPNGT